The following proteins are encoded in a genomic region of Acidobacteriota bacterium:
- a CDS encoding aspartate carbamoyltransferase catalytic subunit, which yields MDKPFRRRDLLGIRDLTAAEITGILDTAENFSEISNREVKKVPALRGKTVINLFFEASTRTRTSFELAAKRLSADAVNISVSSSSVSKGETLLDTAMNLDAMAPDCIVVRHSSAGVPHQLAKVSKAAIINAGDGANEHPTQALLDAMTIREHKKQIAGLEVAIVGDILHSRVARSNIHLLTKMGAKVRVAGPGTLVPGDFQHLVENNLQVCDHIEDAITGADVVMILRIQSERQDAAYFPSLREYSIHFGLTNERLDLAKKDAIVLHPGPMNRGIEIASEVADSSRSLILDQVKYGVAVRMAVLYLATGGTASGS from the coding sequence ATGGATAAACCGTTCAGACGACGAGACTTGCTTGGCATCCGCGATCTAACTGCCGCGGAGATCACCGGTATTCTCGACACAGCGGAAAATTTTAGTGAGATCTCAAATCGGGAGGTCAAGAAGGTTCCGGCCCTACGCGGCAAGACGGTCATCAATCTCTTTTTCGAGGCCTCAACCCGCACACGAACGTCTTTCGAACTTGCAGCCAAACGGCTCTCCGCTGACGCGGTCAATATCAGCGTATCGTCATCGAGCGTCAGCAAAGGTGAAACGCTGCTCGACACGGCGATGAACCTCGACGCGATGGCACCCGACTGTATCGTCGTCCGCCATTCGAGTGCCGGCGTTCCGCATCAACTTGCAAAAGTAAGCAAAGCCGCGATCATTAACGCCGGTGACGGTGCCAATGAGCATCCGACGCAGGCACTGCTCGACGCGATGACGATCCGCGAGCACAAAAAGCAGATCGCCGGCCTCGAAGTCGCGATCGTCGGCGACATCCTCCACAGCCGCGTCGCCCGCTCAAACATTCATCTGCTAACAAAAATGGGAGCAAAGGTCCGCGTCGCCGGCCCGGGAACGCTTGTCCCCGGCGACTTTCAGCATCTGGTAGAAAACAATTTACAGGTCTGCGACCACATCGAAGACGCCATCACCGGAGCCGATGTCGTCATGATCCTTCGAATCCAAAGCGAACGCCAGGACGCCGCGTATTTCCCGTCCTTACGCGAATACTCGATCCACTTCGGCCTGACGAACGAACGCCTCGATCTCGCTAAAAAAGACGCCATCGTCCTGCATCCCGGCCCGATGAACCGAGGCATCGAGATCGCGTCCGAGGTTGCCGACAGCTCGCGTTCGCTTATCTTAGACCAAGTAAAATACGGTGTCGCGGTGCGAATGGCGGTCTTGTATCTCGCAACAGGAGGCACGGCTTCCGGTTCGTAG
- the pyrR gene encoding bifunctional pyr operon transcriptional regulator/uracil phosphoribosyltransferase PyrR codes for MVEKSRIMDSAAMKRALRRLSTEIVETNHGAKDLYIVGVRRRGVPLAEKIVDKIEALEGERPLYGILDITLYRDDLSTVGANPIVNRTELDHDIDDKIIVLVDDVLYTGRTIRAAMDQLMDFGRPRKVQLAVLIDRGREHRELPIQADFIGKLVPTKQTEIIKVMLKEFDDVEAVGIFERP; via the coding sequence TTGGTAGAAAAATCGCGGATCATGGATTCCGCCGCGATGAAGCGCGCACTGCGTCGGCTGTCAACGGAGATCGTCGAGACGAATCACGGTGCAAAAGACCTTTATATAGTCGGTGTCCGCCGTCGCGGCGTGCCTCTTGCCGAAAAGATCGTCGATAAGATCGAAGCACTCGAGGGCGAACGCCCACTGTATGGAATTCTCGACATCACACTCTATCGCGACGACCTTTCCACCGTCGGCGCAAACCCGATCGTTAATCGCACTGAGTTGGACCACGATATTGACGACAAAATAATCGTTCTCGTAGATGATGTGCTGTATACAGGCCGAACCATTCGCGCGGCTATGGACCAACTCATGGATTTCGGCCGTCCGCGCAAAGTGCAGCTTGCCGTCCTCATCGACCGCGGCCGCGAACACCGCGAATTGCCGATCCAGGCCGATTTCATCGGCAAACTCGTACCGACCAAGCAGACCGAGATAATTAAGGTCATGCTAAAAGAATTTGACGATGTCGAGGCCGTTGGCATTTTTGAAAGACCGTAA
- a CDS encoding quinone-dependent dihydroorotate dehydrogenase, with amino-acid sequence MSFLWEKLIRPALFRLDAERAHELGIKAMELGLASIFASSGDEPASGEVERFGLKFANPLGIAAGFDKNGVVVDQLASLGFGFVEVGTVTYDPQPGNPKPRMFRLPEDKALINRLGFNNDGAKVVTERLRDIKRKCVVGVNIGKNKGVPNQDATENYLKSFDIVHPVADYIAVNISSPNTPNLRELQKAESLDELLGELQKNNRELGAKPLLVKIAPDLSEAEIESIVGIAMRYELAGIIATNTTISREGLKTKNIDAIGAGGLSGMPLTNRSTTVIASIYRYSKGKLPIVGVGGIFTADDAFEKIAAGASLIQAYTGFVYGGPAFAVEINRGLAAILKKRGFASFDEAVGSSTN; translated from the coding sequence ATGTCATTTCTTTGGGAAAAGCTGATCAGGCCGGCACTATTTCGTCTCGATGCCGAGCGAGCACACGAACTCGGCATCAAGGCGATGGAACTTGGCTTGGCGTCGATCTTTGCTTCGTCTGGTGATGAACCGGCATCAGGCGAAGTCGAGCGGTTTGGTTTGAAATTTGCGAATCCATTGGGAATCGCGGCGGGTTTTGATAAGAACGGCGTTGTGGTCGACCAACTTGCTTCGCTCGGGTTTGGGTTTGTTGAGGTCGGTACCGTCACCTATGATCCGCAGCCGGGCAATCCAAAGCCGAGGATGTTTCGTTTACCGGAAGACAAGGCATTGATAAATCGGCTTGGTTTCAACAACGATGGTGCGAAGGTCGTCACTGAAAGATTGCGGGATATCAAACGAAAATGCGTAGTCGGCGTTAATATCGGCAAGAACAAAGGCGTTCCTAACCAGGACGCGACTGAAAATTATCTCAAGAGTTTTGATATCGTCCATCCGGTTGCAGATTACATTGCGGTGAATATATCATCGCCAAACACTCCGAATTTGCGGGAATTACAAAAAGCTGAAAGTTTGGACGAACTGCTTGGAGAACTGCAAAAGAACAATCGAGAGCTTGGAGCGAAGCCGCTGTTGGTCAAGATCGCTCCGGATCTAAGCGAAGCAGAGATCGAGTCGATCGTTGGTATTGCCATGCGATACGAGCTGGCGGGGATCATCGCGACAAATACGACGATATCGCGTGAAGGTTTGAAAACAAAGAACATTGACGCAATCGGGGCCGGCGGACTAAGCGGAATGCCGCTGACGAACCGCTCGACTACAGTTATCGCGAGCATTTACCGCTATTCTAAGGGTAAACTGCCGATCGTTGGAGTCGGTGGAATCTTTACTGCCGACGATGCATTTGAAAAGATCGCTGCCGGTGCAAGCTTGATCCAGGCATACACCGGATTTGTGTACGGCGGGCCAGCGTTCGCGGTCGAGATCAACCGTGGGTTAGCTGCAATTCTGAAAAAGCGTGGTTTTGCATCATTCGACGAGGCTGTAGGGTCGAGCACGAATTGA
- a CDS encoding DUF177 domain-containing protein, with product MIIDLTSIVARPKAIELNFLPDEIDLEIEGAKLAGDAKFKGETERVDGKAHVRGTINVGVLVDCTRCLVPVAKEFEISFDDIFIDPADEPDEIEVVLDPNALDESIAIDGKIDLAEIVREQIILALPDQVYCDDDCKGLCPECGSNRNLIDCRCIEDEIDPRWSALKGF from the coding sequence ATGATAATTGATTTGACAAGCATTGTGGCTCGGCCGAAGGCGATCGAACTTAACTTCTTGCCGGATGAGATCGACCTTGAGATCGAAGGTGCTAAGCTGGCCGGTGACGCAAAGTTTAAGGGTGAGACCGAGAGGGTGGATGGTAAGGCTCACGTTCGGGGAACTATCAACGTTGGAGTCTTGGTCGATTGTACGCGTTGTCTGGTGCCGGTAGCGAAAGAGTTTGAAATTTCATTCGACGATATATTCATTGATCCGGCGGACGAGCCTGATGAAATCGAGGTCGTCCTTGATCCTAATGCACTCGATGAGTCGATCGCGATCGACGGAAAGATAGACCTTGCTGAGATCGTCAGAGAGCAGATAATACTTGCTTTGCCGGATCAGGTTTATTGCGATGATGATTGTAAGGGTTTGTGTCCGGAGTGCGGATCGAACCGAAATTTGATAGATTGTAGATGTATTGAAGATGAGATCGACCCGAGATGGTCAGCTCTAAAAGGTTTTTAA
- the rpmF gene encoding 50S ribosomal protein L32 → MPNPKRRHSHSRTRQRRAHDALVTPQFYLDKDTGEAKKPHRVDPKTGMYKGRKIIDVKESD, encoded by the coding sequence ATGCCAAATCCAAAACGACGACATTCACATTCACGCACGCGTCAGCGACGAGCTCATGATGCGCTGGTCACGCCGCAGTTTTATCTTGATAAAGATACAGGCGAAGCCAAAAAGCCGCATCGTGTTGACCCAAAGACAGGCATGTACAAGGGCCGGAAGATTATCGACGTCAAAGAATCCGACTAA
- a CDS encoding ketoacyl-ACP synthase III codes for MTAFNAGIIGMGHSYPEGILTNADLEKMVDTNDEWITSRTGIKQRHKAAANEYTSQFGVRAALQALERANLKPEDIDLIVCATTTPDQIMPSTGALIQAQIGAVNAAGMDVFAACSGFLYGITMVESMIRTEQIKYALVIGAEVLTKYVDYTDRGTCVIFGDGAGAAVLGPVPKGKGILATKIRSDGRYEEQLYAPGGGTKLGTSHKTIDEGEHFFKMKGNELFKVAVRSMADISAEMVEKAGYKVEDIDLVIPHQANQRITDAVASRLGVPEEKVYSNIAMMGNTSSASIPIAMDECIQSGRIHEGSLVLLTAFGGGVTWAGTVIRF; via the coding sequence ATGACAGCATTTAACGCGGGAATCATCGGGATGGGGCACTCTTATCCGGAGGGCATTTTAACGAATGCCGATCTGGAAAAGATGGTCGATACGAACGATGAATGGATAACCTCGCGCACCGGCATTAAACAGCGCCACAAGGCTGCTGCCAATGAATATACATCGCAGTTCGGCGTCAGGGCCGCTCTGCAGGCCCTTGAGCGTGCAAATCTTAAACCCGAAGATATTGACCTTATAGTCTGTGCGACAACTACGCCGGACCAGATCATGCCTTCAACAGGTGCATTGATTCAGGCACAGATCGGGGCCGTCAATGCGGCCGGAATGGATGTGTTTGCGGCTTGTTCCGGATTTCTTTACGGCATCACGATGGTCGAATCGATGATCCGGACAGAACAGATCAAATATGCATTGGTCATCGGTGCTGAGGTTTTGACCAAATACGTCGACTACACTGACCGCGGCACATGTGTGATCTTTGGCGACGGCGCCGGGGCTGCGGTACTCGGGCCTGTGCCAAAAGGCAAAGGTATCCTGGCCACAAAGATCCGCTCCGATGGCCGTTATGAAGAGCAGCTCTACGCTCCCGGCGGCGGCACAAAACTCGGCACATCTCACAAAACGATCGATGAAGGCGAACATTTTTTCAAGATGAAGGGCAACGAGCTTTTCAAGGTTGCTGTGCGCTCTATGGCGGATATTTCGGCGGAAATGGTCGAAAAGGCCGGGTATAAGGTCGAGGACATCGATCTTGTGATCCCGCATCAGGCGAATCAGCGGATCACAGATGCGGTCGCTTCGCGGCTCGGCGTTCCGGAAGAAAAAGTTTATTCGAATATTGCGATGATGGGCAATACTTCGTCAGCGTCGATCCCGATCGCCATGGATGAGTGCATACAGTCCGGCCGCATCCATGAGGGAAGTTTAGTTTTGCTCACAGCATTCGGCGGCGGAGTCACATGGGCCGGGACTGTGATCAGATTTTAG
- the fabD gene encoding ACP S-malonyltransferase — MSKTAYIFPGQGSQAVGMGKELFDNFTSAREVFEAADDALGFSLSELCFSGDEAELQLTANTQPAILTVSVAAYHAARAEGIAEPDIVAGHSLGEYSALVAAGVLDFADAVRTVRNRGTYMQEAVPVGVGAMAAILGLDAAAIEAGCSEASNGQICSPANINSPSQVVIAGNSEAVDRACEILKDKGAKRAIRLNVSAPFHCALMMPAQERLSADLAKLEYSEFAFPIVHNVDAEVNSDPSVVREKVTLQVSSTVKWLQSVEKMTASGVERFIEIGPGKVLTGLVRQINRDVTYANIENSESLKSTLVSL, encoded by the coding sequence ATGTCGAAAACTGCGTATATTTTCCCCGGACAAGGGTCTCAGGCCGTTGGAATGGGAAAAGAGCTTTTTGATAATTTTACCTCGGCTCGCGAAGTGTTTGAGGCTGCTGATGACGCGCTTGGCTTTTCGCTTTCGGAATTGTGTTTTTCGGGCGACGAAGCTGAGCTTCAGCTTACGGCCAATACTCAACCCGCGATCCTGACGGTATCGGTCGCGGCGTACCATGCGGCTCGTGCTGAAGGGATTGCGGAACCGGATATTGTCGCAGGCCACAGTCTAGGTGAATATTCCGCGCTAGTAGCGGCCGGAGTTTTGGATTTTGCTGATGCCGTGAGAACCGTGCGAAATCGCGGGACTTACATGCAGGAAGCCGTGCCGGTCGGCGTCGGTGCGATGGCGGCAATATTGGGGCTTGACGCGGCTGCGATCGAAGCAGGTTGTTCCGAAGCGTCGAATGGCCAGATATGCAGCCCAGCGAATATCAATTCACCGTCGCAAGTGGTGATCGCTGGTAACAGCGAAGCAGTCGACCGGGCGTGTGAGATCTTGAAAGATAAGGGAGCTAAGCGGGCGATCCGATTGAATGTCTCGGCTCCTTTTCATTGTGCGTTGATGATGCCCGCTCAAGAACGGCTCTCGGCCGATCTGGCTAAGCTGGAGTACAGCGAATTTGCTTTTCCGATAGTTCACAATGTCGATGCCGAGGTCAATTCAGATCCGTCCGTTGTTCGAGAAAAGGTCACGCTGCAGGTGTCGTCGACGGTGAAATGGCTCCAGTCCGTTGAGAAGATGACGGCTAGTGGAGTCGAACGGTTTATTGAGATCGGACCCGGAAAGGTTTTGACCGGACTTGTGCGTCAGATAAATCGTGACGTAACATACGCAAATATAGAGAATTCCGAAAGTTTGAAAAGTACATTAGTAAGCCTATAA
- a CDS encoding acyl carrier protein, with translation MSEIQDKIKQIIVDELGVDEAEVTENARFIEDLGADSLDLVELVMRFEEEFDIEIPDEDAEKIQGVRDAYAYVEQHKAA, from the coding sequence ATGTCAGAAATACAAGATAAGATCAAACAGATCATCGTCGATGAACTAGGTGTCGATGAAGCAGAAGTTACTGAAAATGCCCGGTTTATCGAGGATCTCGGTGCCGATTCACTCGACCTTGTTGAACTCGTGATGCGTTTCGAAGAGGAATTCGACATCGAAATTCCGGACGAAGATGCTGAGAAGATCCAAGGTGTTCGCGATGCTTATGCATACGTCGAACAGCACAAAGCTGCTTAA
- the fabF gene encoding beta-ketoacyl-ACP synthase II: MKRRVVVTGLGLVTPCGNDVPTTWNALMNGVSGADYIKKFDASNYSAKFACEVKDFDPLNFLDKKEARRMGAFTHFALAASDEAMKHSGLVIDESNAEMIGTYISSGIGDFWAIEREHEKLLKSGPDRVSPFFIVSAIVNLAAGNVSIRHGAKGPNSATATACSAGAHAIGDSFRIIERGDADAMICGGAESAITPMSVAGFASMRALSTRNDDPKHASRPFDLTRDGFVIGEGAGLLILEELEFAKARGANILAEIVGYGMSGDAFHVTMPDETGSGAIRVMQRALKDAGIEPEAIGYINAHGTSTPYNDKFETLAIKKVFGDNAYDIPVSSTKSMTGHALGAAGGLEAVFSVKVLMENKLPPTINYEFPDPDCDLDYIPNQPREAEVEYVLSNNFGFGGTNACLIFKKYSD, translated from the coding sequence ATGAAACGTCGGGTAGTAGTTACAGGACTTGGTTTGGTCACGCCATGCGGAAACGATGTTCCAACAACTTGGAACGCGTTGATGAATGGCGTCAGCGGAGCCGATTACATTAAGAAATTCGACGCGTCGAACTATTCCGCCAAATTCGCGTGCGAGGTCAAGGATTTTGACCCGCTCAACTTCCTTGACAAAAAAGAAGCTCGGCGAATGGGGGCATTCACGCATTTTGCATTAGCCGCTTCGGATGAAGCGATGAAGCACAGCGGGCTGGTGATCGACGAATCGAATGCCGAAATGATCGGCACTTACATTAGTTCGGGCATCGGCGACTTTTGGGCGATCGAACGCGAGCATGAAAAGCTGCTCAAATCAGGCCCTGACCGCGTTTCGCCGTTCTTCATCGTCTCAGCCATCGTCAATTTGGCCGCAGGCAACGTGTCGATCCGGCATGGGGCAAAGGGACCGAACTCGGCAACTGCGACAGCCTGTTCGGCCGGTGCCCACGCGATCGGCGATAGCTTTCGGATAATCGAACGCGGTGATGCGGACGCAATGATCTGTGGCGGAGCGGAGAGTGCGATCACGCCAATGTCTGTCGCCGGTTTTGCCTCTATGAGAGCCCTTTCGACAAGGAATGACGACCCGAAGCACGCTTCGCGGCCGTTCGACCTGACGCGTGACGGATTTGTGATCGGCGAAGGTGCAGGATTGCTGATCCTCGAAGAGTTGGAGTTTGCAAAGGCCCGCGGTGCAAATATCCTCGCGGAGATCGTTGGTTACGGAATGAGCGGCGATGCTTTTCACGTGACAATGCCTGACGAAACGGGGTCGGGAGCAATTCGCGTGATGCAGCGTGCATTGAAGGATGCGGGTATTGAACCCGAAGCGATCGGCTATATCAACGCCCACGGCACTTCGACGCCCTACAATGACAAATTTGAAACGCTCGCGATCAAGAAGGTCTTTGGCGACAATGCGTATGATATTCCTGTAAGCTCGACCAAGTCGATGACCGGTCATGCACTAGGTGCTGCGGGCGGTCTCGAAGCCGTCTTTTCGGTCAAGGTTCTGATGGAAAACAAATTGCCCCCGACGATCAACTACGAATTTCCGGATCCCGATTGCGATCTTGATTACATTCCTAATCAACCTCGCGAAGCGGAGGTCGAATATGTCCTTTCCAACAATTTTGGGTTCGGCGGGACCAATGCATGTTTGATTTTTAAGAAGTATTCAGATTAG
- a CDS encoding electron transfer flavoprotein subunit beta/FixA family protein, translating into MKIIVLMKQVANKDAVLRIAGDGKWINEADISQQTNESDGYALEEALRTIEAKGEGEVVVCSLGPQSAKTVIKDALARGADRAIHVVVEDSKTLSAYQIASAIADAVRDEKADLIFSGLQSDDASFGQTGVVLAELLGIPHATIVIEVDRASLGETLRVKRELESGWYQWFTYQLPTLLTIQSGISQIRYASLKGIMAAKKKEIRDVTPTISAFASAATIEKVYMPLKTKQTQILGNGDAKAGAVELIGKLKDEVRVL; encoded by the coding sequence ATGAAGATCATTGTTCTGATGAAACAGGTCGCGAACAAAGATGCAGTATTACGCATCGCAGGCGACGGGAAATGGATCAACGAAGCTGACATTTCGCAGCAAACGAACGAATCTGATGGCTACGCGCTGGAAGAGGCACTTCGCACGATCGAAGCAAAAGGCGAAGGTGAGGTCGTAGTGTGTTCGCTCGGGCCCCAGTCAGCGAAAACGGTAATCAAAGACGCCCTTGCGCGTGGTGCTGATCGTGCCATTCACGTGGTTGTCGAGGACAGCAAGACGCTCTCTGCGTATCAGATCGCATCTGCGATCGCCGATGCCGTCAGGGACGAGAAAGCCGATCTGATCTTCTCGGGACTGCAATCGGATGATGCGAGCTTTGGCCAGACTGGGGTGGTACTTGCTGAGCTTCTCGGTATTCCGCACGCTACGATCGTGATCGAGGTCGATCGCGCGAGCCTGGGAGAAACATTGCGTGTCAAGCGTGAGCTTGAGAGTGGCTGGTATCAGTGGTTTACCTATCAGCTGCCCACGTTGCTCACCATCCAATCAGGCATCTCTCAGATCCGCTACGCTTCGCTAAAGGGCATTATGGCGGCTAAGAAAAAAGAGATCCGCGATGTCACACCGACCATCAGCGCATTTGCCTCGGCGGCAACCATCGAAAAAGTCTATATGCCGCTCAAGACCAAACAAACACAGATCCTCGGCAACGGCGATGCGAAGGCCGGTGCGGTAGAATTGATTGGGAAGTTAAAGGATGAGGTTCGGGTCTTGTAA
- a CDS encoding VCBS repeat-containing protein → MNLFRRFRSLFLFPAIALAVLLATFSDTPAQAECNVTGAPIATTGNIDPADPDQVGRLFRDGIGTTCIFNRPQFISGAAAIDFEQHTFTNSTGGPICVFVDLDATGCGVATNQVSMAAYLTSFVPGSPVTNAIADPGLSTGTNFATSMNFSVAAGATYVIVVHNINAGTSCPSYTFRRTIATGCRNPGYDAANDGSADLALFRPSGPLSTFHTQPLAGGVVNSQLGSTGDVPVPGDYTGDETSDVAVFRPINGTWYTSTNPANNYNAKAWGIATDVPVQGDYDRDGITDHAIFRPSENNWYILRSSDSSFNVVALGTSGDKPVPGDYDGDGKTDPAVFRPSNGLWSVRGSSGNYGSTVLQRVWGVSTDIPVAGDFDGDGKTDTTIFRPSEGNWYVFRSSLTAGQLQVFQHGLSGDVPQAADYDGDRRDDFAVFRPSNNTWYINRSTAGIYQTVFGQAGDIPVSAPNRVP, encoded by the coding sequence ATGAATTTATTTCGCAGATTTCGTTCCTTGTTTTTGTTCCCGGCTATTGCCCTCGCGGTTTTGTTGGCGACCTTTTCAGACACTCCGGCACAAGCGGAATGCAATGTTACGGGAGCCCCGATCGCGACGACAGGCAATATTGACCCGGCGGATCCCGATCAGGTTGGCCGTCTATTTCGTGACGGCATTGGCACAACCTGCATATTTAATCGCCCCCAGTTTATTTCAGGAGCTGCCGCGATCGACTTCGAGCAGCACACGTTTACAAATTCGACTGGCGGACCGATATGTGTTTTTGTTGACCTCGATGCGACCGGATGTGGTGTGGCTACCAACCAGGTCAGTATGGCAGCATATTTAACGAGTTTTGTTCCGGGTAGTCCCGTAACCAATGCAATAGCCGATCCGGGTCTAAGCACGGGAACCAACTTCGCGACTTCGATGAATTTCTCGGTGGCTGCAGGGGCGACCTACGTTATCGTAGTTCATAACATCAATGCTGGAACTTCGTGTCCTAGCTATACTTTCAGGCGCACGATAGCCACAGGTTGCCGAAATCCGGGATATGATGCTGCTAATGACGGAAGTGCCGACCTTGCGTTATTCCGTCCGAGCGGACCTCTTTCCACATTTCACACGCAACCTTTGGCTGGAGGCGTGGTCAATTCTCAACTTGGATCCACGGGCGACGTTCCGGTTCCCGGAGATTATACAGGCGACGAGACAAGTGATGTGGCCGTTTTCCGCCCAATTAACGGCACTTGGTACACTTCGACAAACCCGGCAAATAACTACAATGCCAAGGCGTGGGGAATTGCTACCGATGTTCCCGTTCAAGGAGATTATGACCGTGACGGTATAACGGATCACGCGATATTCAGGCCCTCAGAAAACAATTGGTATATCCTTCGTAGCTCTGATAGCTCGTTCAACGTAGTTGCTCTGGGTACGAGCGGTGATAAGCCGGTCCCGGGGGACTATGATGGGGACGGCAAGACCGATCCTGCGGTCTTCAGACCAAGCAACGGTCTGTGGTCTGTTCGCGGCAGTTCCGGCAACTACGGTTCGACTGTCCTTCAGCGGGTATGGGGAGTCTCGACGGACATACCCGTCGCCGGCGATTTCGATGGCGACGGTAAGACAGATACGACCATCTTCCGGCCCAGCGAAGGAAACTGGTATGTATTTCGCAGTTCATTAACGGCCGGCCAACTTCAAGTTTTTCAGCATGGCCTGAGCGGTGATGTCCCGCAGGCGGCAGACTACGACGGTGACCGACGCGATGATTTCGCGGTGTTCAGACCGTCGAATAATACTTGGTATATCAATCGCAGTACGGCTGGGATATATCAGACCGTGTTTGGCCAAGCGGGAGATATTCCCGTATCTGCACCAAACAGGGTTCCCTAA
- a CDS encoding electron transfer flavoprotein subunit alpha/FixB family protein: protein MSNILVFIEHKDCVLNKTSLEAVAAAQEIGKSLGLTVSAVLPCDKDCSLAQEIAGYDLEKVIVAKNEKLGIYTPDGYADAWEQVINAVNPQYIVMSHTYQVRDFAPKVAARLGREVVGDCIRYKAEGGKLVLTRRIFLGKLDADVTVGGEAPYFVTFQSGSFRGDNAAKGNAAVELMNVNVGDIRMTPEAPFQEAKATVDLTKSEIIIAVGRGIKSQENIALAQQLADVLGADLAASRPICDSEWLPIDRQIGSSGQTVAPKVYIALGISGAIQHIVGMKNAGTIVAVNKDSEAPIFDIADYGIVGDLFEAVPVMIEEIKKAKA from the coding sequence ATGAGCAATATTCTAGTATTCATCGAACACAAGGACTGTGTCCTGAACAAAACCTCGCTCGAAGCGGTCGCAGCCGCACAGGAGATCGGGAAGTCGCTTGGCCTGACGGTCTCGGCTGTCCTGCCGTGCGATAAGGATTGTTCACTTGCCCAAGAAATTGCCGGTTACGACCTCGAAAAGGTTATCGTTGCCAAGAACGAAAAACTCGGCATATACACGCCGGACGGCTATGCTGATGCGTGGGAGCAAGTCATTAACGCTGTAAACCCGCAGTACATCGTGATGTCGCACACATATCAGGTGCGTGATTTTGCTCCAAAGGTTGCCGCAAGGCTCGGGCGTGAAGTTGTCGGCGATTGCATTCGCTATAAGGCAGAGGGCGGAAAGCTCGTGCTAACGCGACGGATATTCCTCGGAAAGCTGGACGCAGACGTAACGGTCGGCGGCGAAGCCCCGTATTTTGTGACATTTCAGTCCGGCTCGTTCCGCGGCGATAACGCGGCAAAGGGAAATGCAGCGGTCGAATTAATGAATGTTAACGTAGGCGATATCCGAATGACGCCTGAAGCTCCTTTCCAGGAAGCAAAAGCGACTGTCGATCTCACAAAATCCGAGATCATCATTGCAGTCGGCCGCGGTATCAAATCGCAGGAGAATATCGCTCTGGCGCAACAGCTTGCCGATGTCCTTGGGGCCGATCTTGCGGCTTCGCGGCCGATCTGCGACAGCGAATGGCTGCCTATCGACCGTCAAATAGGTTCGTCGGGGCAGACGGTGGCGCCAAAGGTCTACATCGCCCTCGGTATTTCCGGAGCCATTCAACATATCGTTGGCATGAAGAACGCAGGCACGATCGTGGCTGTCAATAAGGACTCGGAAGCGCCGATCTTCGACATTGCAGATTACGGTATCGTTGGCGACCTATTCGAGGCGGTTCCGGTGATGATAGAGGAAATAAAAAAGGCCAAGGCATAG